A part of Aegilops tauschii subsp. strangulata cultivar AL8/78 chromosome 2, Aet v6.0, whole genome shotgun sequence genomic DNA contains:
- the LOC109759473 gene encoding uncharacterized protein has translation MSMRRLGASDFRGVRERRSGAFSSEIWFGEKRLVVGTFDTAEEAARAHDVAAWRLLRPRREMNFPNVSSQRAQDLAPLPRLFTDEDRRVHRRRQRRLAIAEMDVEAMVVWRERFPQDIVDERQFYKQRRTEREARRTERAAYRENKRARKQATQLKLKLRETSGWDFKDERYADAYIQTSEEDITESESGSDEYLIFFLSVNARTMYVSFFYRKK, from the coding sequence ATGTCGATGCGCCGCCTGGGCGCTTCGGATTTTCGCGGAGTCCGCGAGCGccgctccggcgccttctcctcCGAGATCTGGTTTGGCGAGAAACGCCTCGTCGTCGGCACCTTCGACACCGCAGAGGAGGCGGCCCGCGCGCACGACgtggcggcgtggcgcctcctgAGGCCTCGTCGGGAGATGAATTTTCCCAACGTGTCGAGCCAGCGGGCGCAGGATCTCGCGCCTCTCCCGCGGCTtttcaccgacgaggatcgtcgtgtCCACCGAAGGCGGCAGCGTCGCCTCgccatcgccgagatggacgtgGAAGCCATGGTGGTGTGGCGCGAACGCTTCCCGCAGGATATCGTCGACGAGCGCCAGTTCTACAAGCAAAGGAGGACGGAGAGGGAGGCGAGGAGgacggagcgagccgcctatcgggAGAACAAGCGTGCGCGGAAGCAGGCCACTCAATTGAAACTGAAGCTACGAGAAACGTCGGGGTGGGACTTCAAGGACGAGCGGTATGCTGACGCCTACATTCAGACGTcagaggaggacattactgagtcAGAGTCGGGAAGCGACGAGTACTTGATCTTTTTTTTATCTGTGAACGCTAGAACTATGTATGTATCCTTTTTCTATCGGAAAAAATGA